A portion of the Oxynema aestuarii AP17 genome contains these proteins:
- a CDS encoding aminotransferase class IV has product MFWYDGKLNTSENLKLSIADPGLLYGATAFTTLRVYDRSLDAGLTQWEAHCRRVERTVAAFHWSQPDWERVRLGAENMIAAYPVLRLAIFPDGREWITGRELPPDLEERQRRGIGAWIAEGPRYRRSLAHYKTGNYLPCYLALQEAKRRGLSEAILVDESGNWLETATGNLWGWRDGCWYTPPLGAEILPGVMRSHLLETLHAQRQKVCELPWTAQRVREFEAIAYSNSVVEIVPIAAAVGEGRSRSFDPTHGAIAALRQIAGFGRSHHHPA; this is encoded by the coding sequence ATGTTCTGGTATGACGGGAAGTTAAATACTTCAGAAAACTTAAAGTTATCGATCGCCGATCCCGGTTTGCTCTACGGCGCCACGGCGTTTACGACCTTGCGGGTGTACGATCGCTCCCTCGATGCGGGATTGACCCAGTGGGAGGCCCATTGTCGGCGGGTGGAACGAACCGTCGCCGCTTTTCACTGGTCGCAACCGGATTGGGAACGGGTTCGCCTGGGAGCCGAGAACATGATAGCCGCTTATCCGGTTCTGCGCCTTGCGATTTTTCCCGACGGACGGGAATGGATTACCGGACGGGAGTTACCGCCGGATTTGGAGGAACGCCAACGCCGGGGAATTGGCGCTTGGATTGCGGAGGGGCCGCGATATCGGCGCAGTTTGGCTCATTATAAAACGGGAAACTACCTGCCGTGTTATTTGGCGTTGCAAGAAGCAAAACGGCGGGGGCTGTCGGAAGCAATTCTCGTTGACGAGTCTGGAAACTGGCTGGAAACGGCAACGGGGAATCTGTGGGGATGGCGGGACGGATGCTGGTATACGCCGCCGTTAGGGGCGGAGATTTTGCCCGGGGTGATGCGATCGCACCTCCTCGAAACCTTGCACGCTCAACGTCAAAAGGTGTGCGAGCTACCCTGGACGGCGCAACGGGTGAGGGAGTTCGAGGCGATCGCCTACAGTAATAGCGTCGTGGAAATCGTCCCGATTGCGGCGGCGGTCGGCGAAGGACGATCGCGATCCTTCGATCCTACCCACGGCGCGATCGCCGCGTTGCGACAAATCGCTGGCTTTGGGCGATCGCACCACCACCCGGCGTGA
- a CDS encoding FkbM family methyltransferase — protein MENSNLTSYLDYLNKITGSNIGLDLSDRLSYIFENTDWDEPHSGADFNNFAVMALVEAEDCENSGMRQMYLEMAIEALQEGIDTHDDLLCQAHFALVLVMTGEKHQAMQMAFSLCVAKIHDFYEDRTQTHPALIYLPSSKCLLNIDRSNSIILKLLLAQNSETQGFLLLIEIICQSQTIFYNAAGLRILHLAAQIFPDLVSVNLKLGIASLMNGQPEGILYLHRAQKSLSNNPSVLQALYLAYRDLKDADKASFWLEYARKFARDNPKAKDWLWTDVSVNTNLTYVLFDDLNIALEPSFNSIATSVLIAEKDWFESEMEFWRTSLKPGMTAIDVGANVGVYTFSAAQKVGSKGKVLAIEPFSGCVQCLQETCRIDRLDWVKVIAAAASDRPGTARLSLYSASELNQLVADDSSALQPGAFEEVECLTLDSLIESEQLQQVDFLKIDAEGHELSVLRGATRILSEFKPIILYENIAGSKGSNLPVAKYLREHGYHLFYYKPYVNELESIESTEEFNHQLNIIAIANENS, from the coding sequence ATGGAAAATAGCAATTTAACGAGTTACCTAGATTATCTCAATAAAATTACAGGTTCTAATATCGGTTTAGACTTATCCGATCGACTCAGTTACATTTTTGAAAATACCGATTGGGACGAACCTCATTCAGGTGCAGATTTTAATAACTTTGCCGTCATGGCCTTAGTCGAGGCAGAAGACTGTGAAAACTCTGGGATGCGGCAAATGTATTTAGAAATGGCGATCGAGGCATTGCAAGAAGGAATAGATACACATGACGACCTTCTCTGTCAGGCTCATTTTGCCCTCGTTTTAGTCATGACTGGGGAAAAACATCAAGCCATGCAAATGGCTTTTTCTCTGTGCGTAGCTAAAATTCATGATTTTTATGAAGATCGAACACAAACACATCCCGCTCTGATTTATCTTCCTTCTTCTAAATGTTTGCTGAATATCGATCGCAGCAATTCTATAATCCTCAAGCTGTTATTAGCTCAAAATTCTGAAACTCAAGGATTTTTGCTGTTAATCGAAATTATTTGCCAATCTCAGACCATTTTTTACAACGCCGCAGGATTGAGAATTCTGCATCTCGCCGCTCAAATTTTTCCCGATCTCGTTTCTGTCAATCTCAAGCTCGGTATCGCCAGCTTGATGAATGGTCAGCCAGAAGGAATATTGTATTTACACCGCGCTCAGAAAAGCCTTTCAAATAATCCATCAGTGTTGCAGGCATTATATTTAGCTTACCGAGATTTAAAAGATGCCGATAAAGCAAGTTTTTGGCTCGAATACGCACGAAAATTCGCTCGGGACAATCCCAAAGCTAAAGATTGGCTGTGGACAGATGTATCGGTTAATACCAACTTAACTTATGTTTTATTTGATGATTTAAATATCGCACTAGAGCCGAGTTTTAACAGCATTGCTACTAGTGTATTAATTGCTGAAAAAGATTGGTTTGAGTCAGAAATGGAGTTTTGGCGAACTTCGTTAAAACCGGGAATGACGGCGATCGATGTCGGTGCAAATGTTGGTGTTTATACCTTCAGTGCCGCTCAAAAAGTAGGATCTAAGGGCAAAGTTTTAGCAATTGAACCTTTTTCAGGTTGCGTGCAATGCTTACAGGAAACCTGTAGGATCGATCGGCTCGATTGGGTCAAAGTTATTGCAGCAGCAGCGAGCGATCGCCCCGGAACAGCTCGCCTATCTCTGTACTCAGCTAGCGAACTCAATCAACTGGTTGCAGACGATTCTAGTGCTTTACAACCTGGTGCTTTTGAAGAAGTCGAATGTTTGACTTTAGATAGTTTAATCGAATCCGAACAGCTCCAGCAAGTAGATTTTCTCAAAATTGATGCGGAAGGTCACGAGTTATCTGTACTAAGAGGTGCAACTCGCATTTTATCTGAGTTTAAGCCAATAATTCTTTATGAAAATATTGCAGGAAGCAAAGGGAGTAATCTACCTGTAGCAAAGTATTTAAGAGAGCATGGCTATCATCTTTTTTATTATAAACCTTATGTAAATGAGTTGGAGTCTATTGAATCGACCGAAGAGTTCAATCACCAGTTGAATATTATTGCCATTGCCAATGAGAATAGTTAA
- a CDS encoding EAL domain-containing protein — protein sequence MLNQSAALGQSHTNTMQQVGRYRGTHARICQAGSALWRVLEDSSDGLFVVNLESESASVWVDCRCGDRDPFRFVLANRAGRELLGYRDRTGECTRLGDCLPPAIAHRLQQALTRCLKERTRVELELVGPRHRRQPTETLHVRLEPEIGPGGKVVRIFGWCQAIAAPGRRPGLVSDRALAHQIAVAVAAAPNLDDGFHLALEQIGKTLGWDYGEVWTPRSDGSHLECERAWYRSTRALLQFRRIGEKLTFPPAMGLPGRIWVSQQPEWHPDVSQVSTAIFHRSQLAKRVKLKAAVGLPIVFEGQVQAVFVFLGYERREEDPQTLQTLKAIAAELGSVVRQKLADDALRQAEQKYRSLFENAVEGIFQTTPEGKYLTVNPMLAKIYGYDSQSELIGEIEDIEVQLYVDPNRRSEFKRLLEKHDAIWDFQSQIYRRDGSIIWISENARTLRDSNGKVIAYEGTVKDINEHKQAEERFAALVQNSSDIIIVLEEDGTIQYGSPSLERIVGYAPETLCGQNLLDYVHPQDRAALQAVFDDRPTPSPSPVEAIEYRLRHADGSWVHLESAINNRLNDPNIGGWIVNSHDISHRIATENEIRHRLSAQEALSRISRLFVTAQDPDWKALLAILGSALGVDRAYILQLNAQGRLMGHPHCWPYRQTEGSPASPSLLLPESSPWILGCLHSGRLLRIGDRDRLPGTRHLEKSLLERHQIRALILIPIHSQDGNLLGCLGADRTDKRHPWSDTDAHLLQVVSEMLSGYYQRKQAEIALRQAEQKYRSIFENAVEGIFQTSPDGQYLTVNPMLAKIYGYDSPQELMASLTDIEHQLYVDPDRRAYFQLLMQERDAVWNFESQIYRKDGSTIWIAESARPIRDEAGNLLGYEGTVVDITQRKQAELEVQRRDRLLQGVAEAMNHLLTETRHEAAISKALATLGEAVDVDRVYICQLKNGIRSFPQPIAIAHGNGHGAFPRPDAGPSENPFNTIAQVNADEARDREGWEFYTQFEWTREGGSRLCGDRCSLLAERRATAEALFAGNAVTIAADNPPIRGDRHFDDDPARSFLLVPIVLSDRVWGYIGFDDRGNTNTSAADPTVRRWTESEESILLAIAGSLGGALKRHSYEEFMRHQAYHDLLTGLPNRQLLDDRLPLALEIARERGHQLAVMFLDLDRFKIINDTLGHAVGDELLKSAAQRLRGCLREEDTLVRWGGDEFILILDSLVGERDAIHVAERLLEVLRPPFEIDGHQLYITSSIGIALYPRDGDDAETLIKNADIALYEVKQRGRNNYHVYTCATNAETPHFLILDNYLHHALEREEFALEYQPIFDTRSGSICAVEALLRWHHPDLGLVSPQTFLPIAEENGAIVELGQWAIRAACTQTRAWQDAGLTWVPLVVNLSTRQFQQSDLVPMLVEILQETGLDPRWLELEITEMTAMQDVELTAQVLMKLKRAGVSLSIDDFGIGYASLNYLKQFAFQTLKIDRSFVGNLTVDPAQKAIVAATIALADALNMKVVAEGVETDAQRESLQSLGCDRMQGYLFKPPVSAEAIAPLLVPQLPRPSPSS from the coding sequence GTGTTAAACCAATCGGCAGCGCTTGGACAATCCCACACCAATACCATGCAGCAAGTGGGGAGATACCGAGGGACTCACGCTCGCATCTGTCAAGCGGGAAGTGCCTTGTGGAGAGTTTTAGAAGATTCCTCAGACGGGTTGTTCGTCGTCAACTTGGAGTCGGAGAGCGCTTCAGTCTGGGTCGATTGTCGGTGCGGCGATCGCGACCCGTTCCGATTCGTGTTGGCCAATCGAGCCGGTCGCGAACTGCTCGGATACCGCGACCGCACGGGAGAGTGCACGCGCCTGGGCGACTGCTTGCCCCCGGCGATCGCCCATCGACTGCAACAAGCCCTCACCCGGTGTCTGAAAGAACGCACCCGGGTCGAACTCGAACTGGTCGGCCCTCGCCACCGCCGCCAACCGACCGAAACCCTGCACGTCCGCCTCGAACCCGAGATCGGCCCGGGGGGCAAAGTCGTGCGGATTTTCGGGTGGTGTCAGGCGATCGCCGCCCCGGGGCGGCGCCCGGGACTCGTCAGCGATCGCGCCCTCGCCCATCAGATCGCCGTCGCCGTAGCGGCTGCCCCAAACTTGGACGATGGATTTCATCTAGCCTTAGAACAAATCGGCAAAACCCTCGGCTGGGACTACGGCGAAGTTTGGACGCCGAGGAGCGACGGCAGTCATTTAGAATGCGAGCGAGCCTGGTACCGCAGCACCCGGGCGCTGCTCCAATTTCGTCGCATCGGCGAAAAACTCACCTTTCCCCCCGCGATGGGATTGCCCGGACGCATCTGGGTTTCGCAACAGCCGGAATGGCATCCCGATGTCTCTCAAGTGAGTACGGCAATTTTCCATCGTAGCCAATTGGCGAAACGAGTCAAATTAAAAGCGGCGGTCGGCTTGCCGATCGTCTTTGAGGGTCAAGTGCAAGCAGTGTTCGTATTTCTGGGGTACGAACGACGCGAAGAAGACCCGCAAACGTTGCAAACTTTAAAGGCGATCGCCGCCGAATTGGGATCGGTCGTTCGTCAAAAACTGGCAGACGATGCCCTGCGTCAAGCCGAGCAAAAATATCGAAGTTTGTTCGAGAACGCCGTCGAGGGCATTTTTCAAACGACCCCAGAGGGAAAATACCTAACGGTCAACCCCATGTTAGCTAAAATTTATGGCTACGATTCTCAAAGCGAACTGATTGGCGAGATCGAAGATATCGAGGTGCAACTCTACGTGGATCCGAACCGTCGCAGCGAATTCAAACGGCTATTGGAAAAACACGATGCGATCTGGGATTTTCAATCGCAGATTTACCGCCGCGACGGGAGTATTATTTGGATTTCCGAGAATGCCCGTACCCTGCGCGATTCCAACGGCAAAGTCATCGCCTACGAAGGCACGGTGAAAGATATCAACGAACACAAACAAGCCGAAGAACGGTTTGCCGCCTTAGTCCAGAACTCCTCGGACATCATTATCGTTCTGGAAGAAGACGGAACGATTCAATATGGCAGTCCCTCTTTAGAACGAATTGTGGGCTACGCTCCCGAAACTCTCTGCGGTCAAAACCTGTTAGATTACGTTCACCCTCAAGATCGGGCCGCCCTGCAAGCGGTGTTCGACGATCGCCCCACCCCCTCCCCGTCCCCGGTCGAGGCGATCGAATATCGTCTGCGCCATGCGGACGGAAGCTGGGTTCATTTAGAATCCGCCATTAACAACCGCTTAAACGATCCCAACATTGGCGGCTGGATCGTCAACTCCCACGACATCAGCCACCGCATCGCCACGGAAAACGAAATCCGCCACCGCTTGAGCGCCCAAGAAGCGCTCTCGCGGATTTCCCGCTTGTTCGTGACCGCCCAAGACCCGGACTGGAAAGCCCTGCTCGCCATTTTGGGCAGCGCCCTCGGCGTCGATCGCGCCTACATTCTCCAACTCAACGCCCAAGGTCGTTTGATGGGCCACCCCCACTGCTGGCCGTACCGACAAACGGAGGGATCCCCCGCCAGTCCATCCCTGCTGCTGCCGGAGTCCTCCCCCTGGATTCTCGGTTGCCTGCACTCCGGTCGCCTGTTGCGGATCGGCGATCGCGATCGCCTCCCCGGAACCCGTCACCTGGAAAAAAGCTTACTCGAACGTCACCAGATCCGCGCCCTGATCCTGATCCCGATCCACTCCCAAGACGGCAACCTACTCGGCTGTCTGGGCGCCGATCGCACCGACAAGCGCCACCCTTGGAGCGACACCGACGCCCATCTGCTCCAAGTCGTCTCGGAAATGCTTTCCGGGTACTACCAGCGCAAACAAGCGGAAATCGCCTTGCGCCAAGCAGAGCAGAAATATCGCAGTATTTTCGAGAATGCCGTCGAAGGCATCTTTCAAACCAGTCCCGACGGCCAATATCTCACCGTCAACCCGATGTTGGCCAAAATTTACGGCTACGACTCCCCTCAAGAGTTGATGGCGTCCCTGACCGATATCGAACACCAGCTCTACGTCGATCCCGACCGCCGCGCTTATTTCCAACTGCTGATGCAAGAACGGGACGCCGTGTGGAATTTCGAGTCGCAAATCTACCGCAAAGACGGCAGCACGATTTGGATTGCCGAAAGCGCCCGACCGATTCGCGACGAGGCGGGCAACTTGCTCGGCTACGAAGGCACCGTGGTCGATATCACCCAACGCAAGCAAGCCGAACTCGAAGTGCAACGGCGAGATCGCCTCCTGCAGGGGGTCGCCGAAGCCATGAACCACCTGCTCACCGAAACTCGCCACGAAGCCGCTATTTCTAAAGCCCTAGCCACCCTCGGCGAAGCGGTGGATGTCGATCGCGTCTATATCTGTCAGTTGAAAAACGGCATCCGCTCCTTTCCCCAACCGATCGCGATCGCCCACGGTAACGGACACGGCGCCTTTCCGCGACCGGACGCCGGGCCCTCAGAAAACCCCTTCAATACGATCGCCCAAGTCAACGCCGACGAGGCCCGCGATCGCGAGGGCTGGGAATTTTATACTCAGTTCGAGTGGACCCGAGAAGGTGGCTCGCGCCTGTGCGGCGATCGCTGTTCCCTGCTCGCCGAGCGCCGCGCCACCGCCGAAGCCCTATTCGCCGGAAACGCCGTCACCATCGCCGCCGACAACCCCCCCATTCGCGGAGATCGCCACTTCGACGACGATCCGGCCCGCTCGTTTCTGCTCGTGCCGATCGTCCTGAGCGATCGGGTCTGGGGCTATATCGGCTTTGACGATCGCGGCAACACCAACACCAGCGCCGCCGATCCGACCGTTCGCCGTTGGACCGAGAGCGAAGAATCGATCTTGCTGGCGATCGCCGGAAGCCTCGGAGGCGCCCTCAAACGGCACAGCTACGAAGAATTCATGCGCCACCAAGCCTATCACGACCTGCTCACGGGCTTGCCCAACCGCCAACTGCTCGACGATCGCCTCCCCCTGGCATTGGAAATCGCCCGCGAACGCGGACACCAACTCGCCGTCATGTTTCTCGACCTCGACCGCTTTAAAATTATCAACGATACCCTCGGTCATGCCGTCGGCGACGAACTGCTCAAAAGCGCCGCCCAGCGACTGCGCGGTTGTCTGCGCGAAGAAGATACCCTAGTACGCTGGGGCGGTGACGAATTTATCCTCATCCTCGATTCCCTCGTCGGCGAACGCGATGCGATCCACGTCGCCGAACGTCTCTTAGAAGTGCTGCGCCCTCCCTTCGAGATCGACGGACACCAACTCTACATCACCAGCAGCATCGGGATCGCCCTCTACCCGCGCGACGGCGACGATGCCGAAACCCTGATTAAAAATGCCGACATTGCCCTCTATGAAGTCAAACAACGGGGACGCAATAATTACCACGTCTATACCTGCGCTACCAACGCGGAAACCCCCCACTTTTTGATTCTCGACAACTACTTACATCACGCCTTAGAACGGGAAGAATTTGCCCTCGAATACCAACCGATTTTCGACACGCGGTCCGGCAGCATTTGCGCCGTTGAAGCCCTGCTACGCTGGCACCATCCCGACCTCGGACTCGTCTCCCCTCAAACCTTCCTCCCCATTGCCGAAGAAAACGGGGCGATCGTCGAACTCGGTCAATGGGCCATTCGCGCCGCTTGCACCCAAACCCGCGCTTGGCAAGACGCCGGACTCACCTGGGTTCCCCTCGTCGTCAACCTTTCCACCCGCCAGTTTCAGCAAAGCGATTTGGTCCCGATGTTAGTCGAGATTTTGCAAGAAACGGGATTAGACCCGCGCTGGTTGGAATTGGAAATTACCGAAATGACCGCCATGCAAGATGTGGAACTCACCGCCCAAGTTTTAATGAAACTCAAGCGTGCAGGGGTTTCCCTGTCGATCGACGATTTCGGTATCGGTTACGCCTCCCTCAACTATCTCAAACAATTTGCCTTTCAAACTCTCAAAATCGATCGCTCTTTCGTCGGTAATTTAACCGTCGATCCCGCCCAAAAAGCAATTGTCGCCGCCACGATCGCCCTCGCCGATGCTTTGAATATGAAAGTGGTCGCCGAAGGGGTCGAAACCGACGCGCAACGGGAAAGTTTGCAAAGTCTCGGCTGCGATCGAATGCAGGGCTATCTTTTCAAACCTCCAGTCAGTGCGGAGGCGATCGCCCCTTTACTCGTCCCGCAACTCCCCCGACCGTCCCCCTCGTCCTAA
- a CDS encoding ATP-binding protein produces the protein MLAVTDKHLGLSTARGNDLSNRDLHLESTLEDLTLYEFEIDVGEPGQELAKEFTNNPLMPGAILKDSGKFVGMISRRRFLEHLSRPYGIELFSRRPLEKLYHFVETELSVFPSNTLVVMAARRSLERSPELLYEPIVVQLNSCDYRLLDVHQLLVAQSQIHELTTKMLHEQTRSHMIQTEKMASLGRMVAGLAHEIKNPINCIWGNMGFLANYSQDLLDLLAVYEGEIDRETEAIVEKKEEVDLDFLKQDLPKILGTVRVAAERLTKMVGGMQNFSHMDETTRKPADLHECLDSTLLILENRLKYEIEVVKQYDELPLVECYSGQLSQVFTNIISNAIDALLDQLEATQAASPENSSWKPRIEIETKIRESSNSQPWVSVCIRDNGPGIPKEIQQRIFQNFFTTKPVGKGTGLGLAISNEIVKEKHGGRLNLKSEPGWGTQFEIVLPVSSSECHSTGRATG, from the coding sequence ATGTTAGCCGTGACAGACAAGCATTTAGGATTATCAACTGCGCGGGGGAACGATTTGTCTAATCGCGACCTGCACTTAGAATCGACCCTCGAAGATCTGACGCTTTACGAGTTTGAGATTGACGTTGGCGAACCCGGTCAGGAACTGGCCAAAGAATTTACTAACAATCCTCTGATGCCTGGAGCGATTTTAAAAGATAGCGGAAAGTTCGTGGGCATGATTTCGCGGCGTCGTTTTTTAGAACACCTCAGTCGTCCTTATGGAATCGAATTATTTTCCCGAAGACCCCTTGAAAAGTTATATCATTTCGTCGAGACCGAGCTATCAGTTTTCCCGAGTAATACCTTAGTGGTGATGGCGGCGCGGCGATCGCTGGAACGATCGCCCGAACTGCTCTACGAACCGATCGTCGTCCAACTGAACTCGTGCGATTATCGCTTGCTCGACGTTCATCAACTGCTCGTCGCTCAATCGCAAATCCACGAATTGACGACGAAAATGCTCCACGAACAAACTCGTTCCCACATGATTCAAACGGAAAAAATGGCGAGTTTGGGTCGGATGGTGGCGGGACTGGCTCACGAAATCAAAAATCCCATTAATTGTATTTGGGGAAACATGGGATTTTTAGCCAATTATTCCCAAGACTTGCTCGATTTACTAGCAGTTTACGAAGGAGAAATCGATCGCGAAACGGAGGCGATCGTCGAAAAAAAAGAAGAAGTCGATCTCGACTTTTTAAAACAAGATTTGCCCAAAATTCTCGGTACGGTGCGGGTGGCGGCGGAACGGCTGACGAAAATGGTCGGGGGGATGCAAAACTTTTCCCACATGGACGAAACCACTCGCAAACCTGCGGACCTCCACGAATGTCTCGACAGCACCCTGTTAATTCTCGAAAACCGCCTCAAATACGAGATCGAAGTGGTCAAGCAGTACGACGAACTGCCGTTGGTCGAGTGTTATTCCGGGCAGTTGTCTCAAGTGTTTACAAATATTATCAGCAACGCGATCGACGCGCTGCTCGACCAGTTAGAAGCTACGCAAGCGGCGTCCCCAGAAAATTCATCCTGGAAGCCGAGGATCGAAATAGAGACGAAAATTCGGGAGAGTAGTAACAGTCAGCCCTGGGTGTCGGTCTGCATCAGAGATAACGGACCGGGGATTCCCAAGGAGATCCAACAGCGTATTTTTCAGAATTTTTTCACGACCAAACCCGTTGGAAAAGGGACGGGTTTGGGGTTGGCGATCAGTAACGAAATTGTCAAAGAAAAACACGGCGGACGACTCAATTTAAAGTCGGAACCGGGGTGGGGAACGCAGTTTGAAATTGTGTTACCTGTGAGTTCCAGCGAGTGTCATTCCACGGGGAGAGCGACGGGTTAG